The following are from one region of the Entelurus aequoreus isolate RoL-2023_Sb linkage group LG17, RoL_Eaeq_v1.1, whole genome shotgun sequence genome:
- the LOC133632334 gene encoding gastrula zinc finger protein XlCGF17.1-like, producing MRTHTDNKHSECSTKKRGKTCLSCSVCAESFTTKNNLTQHMRTHTGEKPFHCSVCGKSFTVKNRLTTHMRTHTGEKPFSCSVCDKSFSRNSLLTQHMTTHTGEKQFSCSVCGKSFPYHSSLCRHMTTHTGEKSFSCSVCSKRFPRNADAVKHMRTHTGEKTFSCSVCGKCFLCNSSLCRHMRTHTGEKPFNCSVCDKSFSRNSILTQHMRTHTGEKPFNCSVCDKSFSRNSILTQHMRTHTGEKPFNCSVCDKSFSVKNNLTEHMKTHTGEKPFSCTVCGKSCSAKRYLTEHMRTHIGEKLLSCSVCGKSFPCHSSLCRHMRTHTGEKPFSCSVCCKRFQHKADAVKHIKTHKGK from the coding sequence atgaggactcacactgacaacaaacactctgaatgctctacaaagaagagaggtaaaacatgtttgagctgctcagtttgtgctgaaaGTTTTACTACAAAGaacaatttgactcaacacatgagaacacacacaggtgaaaaaccatttcattgttcagtttgtggcaaaagctttactGTTAAGAATCGTTTGacaacacacatgagaacacacacaggtgaaaaaccatttagttgttcagtttgtgacaaaagcttttctcgaaatagccttttgactcaacacatgacaacacacacaggtgaaaaacaatttagttgttcagtttgtggcaaaagctttcctTATCACAGCTCTTTGTGtagacacatgacaacacacactggggaaaaatcatttagttgttcagtgtgctctAAAAGGTTCCCACgtaatgcagacgcagtaaaacacatgagaacacacactggagaaaaaacatttagttgttcagtttgtggcaaatgcTTTCTTTGTAACAGCTCTTtgtgtcgacacatgagaacacacacaggtgaaaaaccatttaattgttcagtttgtgacaaaagcttttctcgaaatagcattttgactcaacacatgagaacacacacaggtgaaaaaccatttaattgttcagtttgtgacaaaagcttttctcgaaatagcattttgactcaacacatgagaacacacacaggtgaaaaaccatttaattgttcagtttgtgacaaaagcttttctgttaagaataatttgactgaacacatgaaaacgcacacaggtgaaaaaccatttagttgtacagtttgtggcaaaagctgttCTGCTAAGAGATATTTGacagaacacatgagaacacacatagGTGAAAAACTacttagttgttcagtttgtggcaaaagctttcctTGTCACAGCTCTTtgtgtcgacacatgagaacacacacaggtgaaaaaccatttagttgttcagtgtgctgtaaaaggttccaaCATAAagcagacgcagtaaaacacataaaaacacacaagGGGAAATAA